A region of Allocoleopsis franciscana PCC 7113 DNA encodes the following proteins:
- a CDS encoding ATP-binding protein: MKTELHIPSDLKFLSIVESWLLGTLELELGDSVDWPRQSSRLRLALVEAYSNVVRHAHRDQPNLPVLIRLELKDRDIILEIWDHGQGFDLSTYLPPNPEDRQESGYGWLIMNRLMDRVEYRLQVNGRNCLTLEANLPKVEESKH, from the coding sequence ATGAAAACGGAGTTGCACATACCAAGTGACTTGAAGTTTTTGAGCATTGTGGAAAGCTGGCTGCTCGGCACTTTGGAATTAGAACTCGGTGACTCTGTAGATTGGCCACGTCAATCCAGTCGTTTGCGATTGGCGTTGGTAGAAGCTTACTCCAACGTCGTGCGCCACGCTCATAGAGACCAACCCAATTTACCGGTTTTGATTCGCTTGGAGCTTAAAGATCGGGATATTATCTTGGAGATTTGGGATCACGGTCAAGGGTTTGACTTATCTACTTATCTACCGCCCAATCCAGAGGATCGGCAGGAAAGTGGGTATGGTTGGTTGATTATGAATCGATTGATGGATCGAGTGGAATATCGCTTACAGGTGAATGGTCGTAATTGTTTGACCTTGGAGGCTAATTTACCTAAAGTTGAGGAATCGAAGCATTAG